A genomic region of Methanosarcina thermophila TM-1 contains the following coding sequences:
- a CDS encoding FAD-dependent oxidoreductase: protein MADNKKADYILPGRAESYWLATTPESSYPPLSGDIHIDVAILGGGIVGITTAFLLKEAGLSSVAVIEADRIIKGVTGHTTAKVTSQHGLIYDRLISKFGKEQAQQYADSNQAAIEKIASIISSKGIDCDFVRMPAYVYASSEESIVNIRNEVDAAQSLGLPASFESDLPLPFKTYGAVLFGNQAQFHPRKYLCALAKEIEGDGCHIFEKTRALKLEGDGPIKIITNKGIIKANKVIQATHFPIHDKPGLLFQRLYQSRSYALGVRIEEPFPQGMFISAEEPIRSLRSQPARESELIIVSGDGHRTGEGNEIDHYQNLEKWIRSIYPVNSIDYHWSTQDVISVDHVPYIGQITSGNENLYIATGFRKWGMTTGTAAAMILTDMILGKSNPWEEVYNPSRFKPLESAKTFFSQVAEATKGLVGERIIPTHENASQILPGEGAIVKIEGERVAAYRDEAGVLHTLDPSCKHMGCIVSWNSAEKTWDCPCHGSRYSATGKVIKSPAVYSLSEKKVRE, encoded by the coding sequence TTACAACTGCTTTCCTTTTAAAGGAAGCAGGGCTATCATCCGTGGCAGTGATCGAAGCGGATCGGATTATCAAAGGGGTAACAGGGCACACAACTGCGAAAGTTACATCCCAGCACGGTCTGATCTATGACCGCCTGATCTCAAAATTCGGAAAAGAACAGGCTCAGCAGTATGCAGACTCCAATCAGGCAGCCATAGAGAAGATAGCTTCCATAATAAGTTCAAAAGGCATAGATTGTGATTTTGTCCGCATGCCGGCTTACGTTTATGCCAGTTCAGAAGAGTCGATTGTAAATATCCGGAACGAGGTAGATGCAGCTCAAAGCCTCGGGCTCCCGGCTTCATTTGAATCTGACCTTCCGCTGCCTTTTAAAACGTATGGTGCAGTCCTTTTCGGCAATCAGGCTCAGTTTCATCCCAGAAAATATCTCTGTGCCCTGGCAAAGGAGATTGAGGGTGATGGATGCCATATCTTTGAAAAGACGAGGGCATTGAAGCTCGAAGGAGATGGCCCTATAAAAATAATAACGAATAAAGGGATCATCAAAGCAAACAAAGTTATCCAGGCAACACATTTTCCGATTCATGACAAACCCGGGTTGCTTTTCCAGCGCCTGTATCAGTCCCGCTCATATGCGCTGGGGGTTCGTATTGAAGAGCCTTTCCCACAGGGAATGTTTATCAGTGCCGAAGAACCCATCAGATCTCTGCGTTCCCAACCTGCAAGGGAGAGCGAACTGATAATTGTATCAGGAGATGGGCACAGGACTGGGGAGGGGAATGAAATCGACCACTATCAAAATCTCGAGAAATGGATAAGATCGATCTACCCAGTCAACTCCATCGATTATCACTGGTCAACTCAGGATGTCATATCTGTTGACCATGTTCCCTATATTGGTCAGATTACCTCTGGTAACGAGAACCTGTATATCGCAACAGGGTTCCGGAAATGGGGTATGACCACAGGCACTGCTGCAGCGATGATTCTTACAGATATGATTCTCGGAAAGTCTAACCCCTGGGAAGAGGTATATAATCCTTCACGATTCAAACCTCTTGAATCGGCTAAAACTTTTTTCTCACAGGTTGCCGAAGCAACCAAAGGCCTTGTGGGAGAACGGATAATTCCTACTCATGAGAACGCCTCACAGATCTTGCCTGGAGAAGGTGCAATTGTCAAGATCGAAGGAGAAAGAGTTGCAGCATACAGGGACGAGGCAGGGGTGCTCCATACTCTTGACCCTTCCTGCAAGCACATGGGATGCATTGTCTCCTGGAACAGTGCGGAAAAAACCTGGGACTGCCCGTGTCATGGTTCCCGCTACAGCGCAACTGGAAAGGTAATCAAAAGTCCTGCAGTATATAGCCTTTCGGAAAAGAAAGTCAGGGAGTAA
- a CDS encoding FAD-dependent oxidoreductase, whose amino-acid sequence MTHGENTGYTLPGRAESYWLATTPESNYPALSGDINVDVAIIGGGTVGITSAFLLKEVGMSVAIIEADRIIKGATGYTTAKITSQHNLIYDRLISKFGRAKAKQYAEANQAAIDRIEYIVRSWDISCDFAHKPAYVYAGSEESAQKILDEVRAARSLGLPASFESSLPLPFETYGAVRFNRQAQFHPRKYLCALAREIEGDNCYIFEKTRALGIEGGEPVVIKTDRGTIRADDVIQATHYPILDKPGELFKKLSQSMSYVLGLRIQETFPDGMFINAEEPTRSLRSQPAEGGELVLAVGDGHPTGSGNPTHQHYKQLEDWVRAIYNVRSIDYHWLTEDVVSEDGVPLIGRLTPDSEHFYLATGFGKWGMTTGTAAAVIITDMILGRDNPWVEVYDPSRFREISELIAQEDLPEVEPGQGVLVEKGEDKMAVYRDPQGILYTLNPACRHMGCTVSWNDADRTWDCHCHGSRYNARGEVIQSPAVYGLLEKKVKEQNQYGDFEE is encoded by the coding sequence ATGACACATGGGGAAAATACGGGTTATACTCTGCCTGGCAGGGCAGAATCATACTGGCTGGCAACTACCCCTGAATCCAACTATCCTGCTCTTTCAGGGGATATTAATGTTGACGTAGCGATAATCGGGGGAGGGACAGTCGGAATTACTTCGGCTTTTCTTTTGAAAGAAGTGGGAATGTCTGTCGCAATTATTGAGGCAGACAGGATAATAAAAGGAGCTACAGGCTATACAACAGCAAAAATCACATCCCAGCACAACCTGATTTATGACAGACTGATCTCAAAATTTGGAAGGGCAAAGGCGAAACAGTACGCTGAGGCTAATCAGGCAGCAATCGATAGAATAGAGTATATAGTTCGTTCATGGGACATATCCTGTGACTTTGCTCACAAACCGGCGTATGTCTATGCAGGTTCTGAAGAATCTGCACAGAAAATTCTGGATGAGGTCCGAGCAGCCAGGAGCCTGGGACTTCCAGCCTCATTTGAAAGTAGTCTACCATTGCCTTTTGAGACCTACGGAGCAGTCCGCTTTAACAGACAGGCGCAGTTTCATCCTCGAAAATACCTCTGTGCCCTTGCCAGAGAGATTGAGGGAGATAATTGCTATATTTTTGAGAAAACTCGGGCACTCGGGATAGAAGGAGGAGAGCCCGTAGTAATAAAAACCGATAGGGGAACAATAAGAGCTGATGATGTAATTCAGGCAACGCATTACCCGATCCTTGACAAACCAGGAGAACTGTTCAAAAAATTATCTCAATCAATGTCATATGTACTTGGACTACGCATTCAAGAAACATTTCCGGATGGAATGTTTATAAATGCCGAGGAGCCTACCCGATCCCTACGCTCCCAGCCTGCTGAGGGAGGTGAACTTGTGCTTGCAGTTGGCGACGGGCATCCTACAGGGAGTGGAAATCCAACACATCAGCACTACAAGCAGCTCGAGGATTGGGTAAGGGCGATCTATAATGTAAGGTCTATTGACTATCACTGGTTAACTGAGGATGTAGTATCTGAAGATGGTGTGCCGCTTATAGGAAGGCTTACTCCGGACAGCGAACATTTCTATCTGGCTACCGGATTCGGAAAGTGGGGCATGACAACTGGCACTGCGGCAGCAGTGATAATCACGGATATGATTCTTGGCAGGGATAATCCATGGGTTGAGGTATACGATCCATCAAGGTTCAGAGAAATATCCGAACTCATTGCCCAGGAAGATCTCCCAGAAGTCGAACCAGGTCAGGGCGTACTTGTTGAAAAAGGAGAGGACAAAATGGCTGTATACAGGGACCCTCAGGGCATACTTTATACTCTCAATCCTGCCTGCAGGCACATGGGATGCACGGTATCCTGGAACGATGCTGATAGAACCTGGGACTGCCATTGCCACGGTTCTCGTTATAATGCCAGGGGAGAAGTAATTCAGAGTCCTGCCGTTTATGGGCTTCTGGAGAAGAAAGTAAAGGAACAGAACCAGTATGGTGATTTCGAGGAATAA
- a CDS encoding CHASE4 domain-containing protein: MQLSNFLELEHNDTLENVERVQNVVSAEQEYLDSIVQDWACWDDTYEFIENGNPQYIDVNLQNQTLAGIKINVMIFVNESGDVVYAKSIDIDTAEEVSVPQELLQLIKDGTLLTKAENDTISGFVLLHENPMFISCHPILTTKHQGPVRGTLIFGKLFDNTYLDYFEEVTLSSLSMYRVDKDLPPDFQTKLKFFSENLDKTIVEPLSEERVAGYFGLQDISGKPAIIMRTDSPRELYSHGEKTLNNVYLFLLLTGLVTGAGIKFAFDRLFISRLTGIDNFVTRIRSERDLSQRLSLDNNDELYCLSREINGMLNEIYLAEQELKAQEREKKVLLDSLNELVIFVSSELKIIWVNRAALECMNIELQKAVGMSIKDIPGTVGLLSSYLNFERIFATGNKKSGEFTTDDGRTWYIQAIPVTGEDGKVIGILEMCRDITENKKAEQLRKKEVNHRIKNNLQIVSSLLDLQAEKFSDRKVIEAFKESESRILSMSLIHQELYESGKLDSLDFSSYLHKLITDLIKSYNTKTGEIRVKLDLSTVFFEVDTAVSLGIIINEMFTNSIKYAFPAGAGGEISISLVREESIEEITGNNSTDTVLSESPEKLSGTSKNYKLIYADNGKGFPEEFDFRNPETLGLQLVNALISQIEGSLDLERGNGTKFIIHFKSEL, translated from the coding sequence ATGCAGCTCTCGAACTTTCTGGAGCTTGAACATAATGATACATTGGAGAATGTAGAAAGAGTGCAGAATGTCGTTTCAGCTGAACAGGAATACCTGGATTCCATTGTGCAGGATTGGGCATGTTGGGATGATACTTATGAATTTATTGAGAATGGAAACCCGCAATATATCGATGTAAATCTTCAGAATCAGACCCTTGCAGGAATCAAGATTAATGTGATGATTTTTGTAAATGAATCCGGAGACGTGGTCTATGCAAAATCAATAGATATTGATACCGCAGAAGAGGTATCGGTCCCTCAGGAGTTACTTCAACTGATAAAAGACGGAACTCTTCTTACAAAAGCAGAAAATGATACTATAAGCGGTTTTGTTTTGCTTCATGAAAACCCTATGTTTATTTCCTGCCATCCTATTCTTACAACAAAGCACCAGGGGCCTGTGAGAGGCACTTTGATTTTCGGAAAGCTCTTTGATAATACCTATCTTGACTACTTTGAAGAAGTGACCCTTTCTTCCCTTTCGATGTACAGGGTTGATAAGGATTTGCCTCCTGATTTCCAGACCAAACTCAAATTTTTTTCGGAAAATCTTGACAAAACTATTGTTGAGCCCCTTAGTGAGGAGAGAGTAGCTGGCTATTTTGGATTACAGGATATCTCAGGCAAGCCTGCAATTATTATGAGAACGGATTCTCCAAGAGAACTTTACTCACACGGCGAAAAAACCCTGAATAACGTGTACCTTTTCCTTCTGCTAACCGGACTTGTGACCGGAGCAGGAATCAAGTTTGCATTTGACAGATTATTCATCTCAAGATTAACAGGAATTGATAATTTCGTTACCCGGATCAGATCAGAGAGGGATCTTTCCCAAAGGTTGTCCCTTGATAATAATGATGAACTCTATTGCCTTTCAAGAGAGATTAATGGAATGCTAAATGAGATTTACCTTGCAGAACAGGAATTAAAGGCACAGGAACGAGAAAAGAAAGTCCTGCTCGATTCCCTGAATGAGCTGGTTATTTTCGTAAGCTCTGAGCTTAAAATTATCTGGGTAAACAGGGCTGCCCTTGAATGTATGAACATAGAGCTTCAAAAAGCAGTTGGAATGTCCATTAAAGATATTCCTGGTACAGTTGGTCTTCTGTCCAGCTACCTGAATTTTGAGCGGATCTTTGCAACAGGCAATAAAAAATCAGGGGAATTTACTACAGATGATGGCAGAACCTGGTATATTCAAGCAATTCCTGTAACCGGAGAGGATGGAAAAGTTATAGGCATCCTTGAGATGTGCAGGGACATTACGGAAAATAAAAAAGCTGAGCAGCTGCGGAAGAAAGAGGTCAACCATAGAATTAAAAACAACCTGCAGATTGTTTCGTCTCTGCTTGATCTTCAGGCTGAAAAGTTCAGTGACAGAAAAGTCATTGAAGCTTTTAAGGAAAGCGAAAGCCGTATTCTATCGATGTCTCTTATTCACCAGGAACTCTACGAATCTGGAAAACTGGATTCTCTTGATTTTTCGTCCTATCTCCATAAACTTATAACCGATCTTATCAAATCATACAACACCAAAACCGGCGAAATTCGCGTAAAGCTTGATCTCAGTACTGTTTTCTTCGAAGTTGATACTGCAGTTTCCCTGGGCATTATAATAAATGAAATGTTTACAAATTCTATTAAGTACGCTTTTCCAGCAGGAGCAGGTGGGGAAATCTCGATTTCTCTGGTCAGAGAAGAATCTATAGAAGAAATAACAGGGAATAATTCCACTGACACAGTTCTCTCTGAGAGCCCAGAAAAGCTTTCCGGAACGAGTAAAAATTATAAGCTTATTTATGCAGACAATGGAAAAGGGTTTCCGGAAGAATTCGATTTCAGGAACCCTGAAACTCTGGGGTTGCAGCTAGTAAACGCTCTTATAAGCCAGATAGAGGGCAGTTTAGATCTGGAAAGGGGAAACGGAACAAAGTTTATTATACATTTTAAAAGTGAGCTTTAG
- a CDS encoding dienelactone hydrolase family protein, which produces MSELSSKSKSSNEIQIPIDSITLEGNLTIPEGAKGIVVFAHGSGSSRFSSRNRFVAQELQKEGLGTLLFDLLTAEEERIDMVTAHLRFDIDLLASRLVGVTNWLLSNPDTKNLNIGYFGASTGAAAALIAAKEHADVVKAVVSRGGRPDLAEKALPDVKAPTLLIVGGRDFQVIEMNQWALDRLKTEQKELKIVPGATHLFEEPGALEEVADLAGEWFKKYLLEEK; this is translated from the coding sequence ATGAGCGAATTATCGAGTAAAAGTAAGAGCAGTAATGAGATTCAAATCCCAATTGATTCTATCACACTTGAAGGGAATCTCACTATTCCTGAAGGAGCGAAAGGAATTGTTGTTTTTGCACACGGCAGCGGAAGCAGTCGTTTTAGCTCGCGGAATAGGTTTGTTGCGCAGGAACTTCAGAAGGAAGGCCTCGGAACGCTGCTATTCGACCTGTTGACAGCCGAAGAGGAGAGAATTGACATGGTAACGGCTCATCTCAGGTTTGATATTGACCTGCTTGCAAGCCGGCTTGTTGGGGTTACAAACTGGCTTTTGAGCAATCCTGATACTAAAAACCTCAATATAGGTTATTTTGGCGCCAGTACAGGAGCTGCAGCCGCACTCATAGCTGCAAAAGAGCATGCAGATGTTGTAAAAGCAGTCGTTTCCAGGGGAGGAAGACCTGATCTTGCTGAAAAAGCTCTGCCAGATGTAAAGGCTCCAACACTGCTTATTGTGGGCGGGCGGGATTTTCAGGTAATCGAGATGAATCAGTGGGCGTTAGACCGGTTGAAGACAGAGCAAAAAGAACTTAAAATCGTTCCCGGAGCAACTCATCTTTTCGAAGAGCCGGGCGCACTGGAAGAAGTTGCAGATTTGGCTGGAGAATGGTTTAAAAAATATCTTCTGGAAGAGAAATAA
- a CDS encoding phosphoribosyltransferase → MSIFKDRVDAGRRLAKELSKYANRPDVLILALPRGGVPVAFEVAKELNVKMDVFIVRKLGVPGNEELAMGAIASNDIRVLNEDVVRSFHVPDRVIATVAANELRELERRERLYRGDRPKPDISGATVILIDDGLATGATMRAAAAALKTKNPAKIVVAVPTAAPDTCEFFKKEVDEVICVTTPEPFYGVGAWYVDFRQTTDEEVIELLEKARALPAK, encoded by the coding sequence ATGTCAATTTTTAAAGATAGAGTGGATGCTGGAAGAAGGCTGGCAAAAGAGCTTTCTAAATATGCAAATCGTCCGGATGTGTTGATACTCGCACTCCCACGCGGGGGCGTCCCAGTGGCATTTGAGGTTGCAAAGGAACTGAATGTAAAGATGGATGTGTTTATAGTACGGAAACTGGGAGTGCCTGGAAATGAAGAACTGGCAATGGGAGCTATTGCTTCCAACGATATCCGTGTGCTGAACGAAGATGTTGTCAGGTCGTTTCACGTACCCGATAGAGTAATTGCTACCGTAGCTGCGAATGAGCTCAGGGAACTTGAGCGCAGGGAACGCCTTTATCGTGGAGATAGACCCAAGCCCGATATAAGTGGGGCGACTGTAATTTTGATAGATGACGGCCTTGCTACAGGTGCAACAATGCGTGCAGCTGCAGCTGCCCTTAAAACCAAAAACCCGGCTAAAATCGTTGTTGCAGTGCCCACAGCTGCACCCGATACATGCGAGTTTTTCAAAAAGGAAGTAGACGAAGTAATATGTGTGACTACGCCTGAACCTTTCTATGGAGTTGGAGCCTGGTACGTCGATTTCAGACAGACAACTGACGAAGAAGTAATTGAACTCCTGGAAAAAGCAAGAGCTCTTCCAGCTAAATGA
- a CDS encoding MASE3 domain-containing protein yields MDFYEVVVWVTILILLYLISLSNYLLFYTVVELFIVYVAYVIFLIVWKSRSRLENRYLIILGIGYFFVGGVDFLGTLAFHGMGVFPGFDTNLTVQLHIIARFLRSATFLIAPLLLIYTGERLGNVQTLNNAAFAWKTFLIYAVITIACVVSVFFLQGFPDSYLLDSGFTQSKIISGYFISFMLLFSLFPLYIIRDRFEEDVFNLLSISIILAILSELSFMFYSQMDEASNVIGLIFKLLSFYLIYKAIVDIGFEEPCSLFFRELKHREEDLRQKAAFLGDEYSHICRMIGKRYFIEPRSIEKGDDRRNQEEDSGSYRSFMQNLQGIGFQISNDFKITFMHGPVEEMTGYSKQDLVSGQVDWQEIVVAEDRPTIFKERKKLRLNPNSIVESEYRIQKKDGEIKWVREIIQKIPEEPENSGKFQGLIYDITERKMAEEALEKIDKIRIREVHHRIKNNLQVISSLLSLQAEKFDDKEVIEAFRESQNRVASIAMIHEKLHESESMDTLDFSDYLRNLTADLFRSYRVGNNNINLKLNLEPVYLDMGTAIPLGIIVNELISNAFKHAFPEKKEGEISINLCRIETFAARYGIPDQDKTSPTGNDCPDDNYPNNNYRDVQQDYLEREEYAVDGYSKCYNNFNYILTVKDNGKGIPEEIDFQNTDSLGLQLVNILVEQIDGYIELKRYPGTEYTICFNNKEN; encoded by the coding sequence GTGGATTTCTATGAGGTAGTGGTCTGGGTCACTATACTTATTTTGCTTTACTTAATTAGCCTTAGCAATTATCTCCTGTTTTATACAGTAGTAGAATTGTTCATTGTCTACGTTGCATATGTGATATTTCTCATAGTATGGAAATCAAGATCCCGCCTGGAGAATCGGTATCTTATTATTCTGGGAATTGGATATTTTTTTGTCGGAGGCGTCGACTTTTTGGGCACTCTTGCATTCCATGGAATGGGAGTGTTTCCAGGGTTTGACACAAACCTTACCGTTCAACTGCATATAATTGCAAGATTCCTGAGAAGTGCTACTTTCCTGATAGCTCCGCTGCTTTTAATATACACTGGAGAAAGGCTGGGGAATGTCCAAACTCTAAATAATGCAGCCTTTGCCTGGAAGACCTTTCTCATATATGCAGTAATTACCATCGCCTGCGTAGTTTCGGTCTTCTTTTTACAGGGTTTCCCGGATTCTTATCTCCTGGATTCAGGGTTCACACAATCCAAAATAATTAGTGGATACTTTATTTCTTTCATGCTTCTCTTCTCCCTGTTCCCTCTGTATATAATCAGGGATAGATTTGAAGAAGATGTTTTCAACCTGCTCTCAATATCCATAATCCTGGCAATTCTTTCAGAATTGTCCTTTATGTTTTACAGTCAAATGGATGAAGCTTCAAACGTTATAGGTCTCATTTTCAAACTCCTGTCCTTTTACCTGATTTATAAAGCAATTGTAGACATCGGATTTGAAGAACCCTGCAGTTTGTTCTTCAGGGAGCTTAAACACCGGGAAGAGGATTTAAGGCAGAAAGCAGCTTTCCTTGGGGATGAGTACAGTCATATTTGCAGGATGATAGGCAAGAGGTACTTTATTGAGCCTCGAAGCATTGAAAAGGGAGACGACAGAAGGAATCAAGAAGAAGATTCAGGCAGTTACCGCTCTTTCATGCAAAATCTCCAGGGAATTGGTTTCCAAATCAGTAATGACTTTAAGATAACTTTCATGCACGGTCCTGTTGAGGAAATGACAGGTTATTCCAAGCAGGATCTAGTTTCCGGACAGGTCGATTGGCAGGAAATAGTCGTAGCTGAAGACCGACCTACTATTTTTAAAGAAAGGAAGAAATTGAGATTAAACCCGAATTCTATTGTTGAAAGCGAATACCGAATACAGAAAAAAGATGGAGAAATAAAATGGGTCAGGGAAATCATCCAGAAGATTCCGGAAGAACCTGAAAACTCAGGGAAATTTCAGGGTTTGATTTATGATATCACTGAACGCAAGATGGCAGAAGAAGCTCTGGAAAAAATAGACAAGATCCGGATAAGAGAGGTTCATCACCGCATAAAGAATAACCTTCAGGTAATTTCATCCCTTCTCAGCCTCCAGGCAGAAAAATTCGATGACAAAGAGGTAATTGAGGCCTTCAGGGAAAGTCAGAACCGGGTTGCATCCATAGCAATGATTCACGAGAAGCTACATGAGAGTGAAAGCATGGACACTCTCGATTTTTCAGATTACCTTAGAAATCTAACCGCAGATCTTTTCAGATCTTACAGAGTGGGGAATAACAATATAAACCTCAAGCTGAATCTCGAACCGGTTTATCTGGACATGGGCACTGCAATCCCGCTGGGGATTATTGTAAACGAGCTTATCTCAAATGCCTTCAAGCATGCTTTCCCTGAGAAAAAGGAAGGTGAGATTAGCATAAATCTCTGCAGGATTGAAACTTTTGCTGCAAGATATGGGATTCCGGATCAGGATAAAACCAGTCCGACAGGCAATGATTGCCCAGATGATAACTATCCAAATAATAACTATCGGGACGTACAGCAGGACTATCTGGAAAGAGAGGAATATGCAGTTGATGGGTATTCTAAATGTTATAACAATTTCAATTATATACTCACTGTAAAAGATAATGGAAAAGGAATCCCCGAAGAGATCGATTTTCAAAATACTGATTCCCTGGGGCTTCAGCTCGTAAACATTCTTGTAGAGCAGATCGATGGTTATATCGAGCTTAAAAGGTACCCGGGAACAGAGTATACTATCTGTTTTAACAATAAAGAAAATTAA
- a CDS encoding transcriptional regulator, which translates to MLHTYIDTEYAPEKCSLCNGTGHANGGVCEACGGQGDVLVAQPAIACPVCNGSGTLEIGTCKACGGSGWALF; encoded by the coding sequence ATGCTCCATACCTATATAGATACTGAATATGCTCCGGAAAAGTGCTCTCTTTGCAACGGGACCGGGCATGCCAATGGCGGAGTTTGTGAAGCCTGCGGGGGACAGGGTGACGTACTTGTTGCTCAGCCTGCAATAGCATGTCCAGTCTGTAACGGATCCGGAACTCTTGAGATTGGAACATGCAAGGCATGTGGAGGAAGCGGCTGGGCTCTTTTTTGA
- a CDS encoding PRC-barrel domain-containing protein: MADRDNPEFLSASTIKGDKVISSTGEDLGKIEELMIDIQNGRVAYAALSFGGFLGLGDKLFAIPWQALTLRVHEHAFLLGIPKETLEKAEGFDKDNWPLTTHKELSNTYTYYGYRPYWQPAKTEQTEAPEESKTERTARAETREIRRRMNFLSASEIKGEKVVNKEGEHLGKIEDLMIDLQDGRIAYVVLSFGGFLGLGNKLFAIPWQALSPRPDENVFVLDIPKKTLENAEGFDKDHWPVTNREWLSTVYRFYGYQPYWQEQRIENRPGNL; this comes from the coding sequence ATGGCAGATAGGGATAATCCAGAGTTTTTGTCAGCTAGCACGATAAAAGGGGATAAGGTTATCAGCAGTACGGGAGAGGATCTGGGGAAAATTGAAGAACTGATGATTGACATTCAGAACGGAAGAGTAGCGTATGCTGCCCTTTCTTTTGGGGGATTCCTGGGTCTTGGCGATAAACTGTTTGCTATTCCCTGGCAAGCTCTTACACTAAGAGTACACGAGCATGCTTTTTTACTTGGCATTCCTAAAGAAACCCTGGAAAAGGCAGAAGGTTTCGACAAAGATAACTGGCCTTTAACTACTCATAAGGAGCTTTCCAATACCTACACCTACTATGGGTATCGACCTTACTGGCAGCCTGCAAAGACGGAACAAACCGAAGCTCCGGAAGAATCCAAAACGGAAAGGACTGCCCGGGCGGAAACTAGAGAGATCAGGCGTAGAATGAATTTTTTGTCAGCAAGTGAAATAAAAGGGGAAAAGGTCGTCAATAAAGAAGGGGAACATCTTGGGAAGATTGAAGATTTGATGATCGACCTTCAAGACGGAAGAATAGCTTATGTTGTCCTTTCTTTTGGGGGATTCCTGGGGCTGGGCAATAAGTTGTTCGCTATTCCCTGGCAGGCTCTTTCACCAAGACCTGATGAAAATGTGTTTGTCCTTGATATCCCTAAGAAGACCCTTGAAAATGCGGAGGGTTTTGATAAAGATCACTGGCCTGTAACTAATCGTGAATGGCTGTCCACTGTATATCGTTTCTATGGATACCAGCCTTACTGGCAGGAACAGCGTATAGAGAATCGGCCGGGTAATCTCTGA
- a CDS encoding PRC-barrel domain-containing protein: MANRDNPDFLSEGTLKGSKVINKAGEDIGKIEKLMIDLIDGRIAYAVLSFGGILDRRDKLFAIPWQALKSEMHDHVFILDIPREALEKAEGFDKDNLSLTREELSGVYTYYGHQPYWQNIMAEQTELLGETEPERMILMRRAAGKKYPDFLPADTIKGEKVVSIAGEDIGKIEELVIDLQAGRVAYAVLSFDEFPGMSGKFFAIPWQALQVKFQEHAFLLNVPKYTLEKAEGFDKDHWPVTTYDWLSKVYSYYEYEPYWQTPRL, translated from the coding sequence ATGGCAAATAGAGATAATCCAGATTTTTTGTCAGAAGGTACGCTAAAAGGGAGTAAGGTCATCAACAAGGCTGGAGAGGATATTGGGAAGATTGAAAAGTTAATGATCGATCTCATAGATGGAAGAATAGCCTATGCCGTATTGTCTTTTGGCGGAATCCTTGACAGGAGGGATAAACTCTTTGCCATTCCCTGGCAAGCTCTTAAATCAGAAATGCATGATCATGTTTTCATTCTTGATATCCCCAGAGAGGCTCTGGAAAAAGCTGAGGGGTTTGATAAGGACAACTTGTCTTTAACCCGTGAGGAACTTTCTGGCGTCTATACTTATTATGGACATCAGCCTTACTGGCAGAATATAATGGCAGAACAGACCGAATTGCTTGGAGAAACCGAGCCTGAAAGAATGATTCTAATGAGAAGAGCGGCAGGTAAAAAATATCCAGATTTTTTGCCTGCAGACACGATAAAAGGGGAGAAGGTTGTCAGCATTGCTGGAGAGGATATTGGGAAGATTGAAGAGTTAGTAATCGACCTCCAGGCTGGAAGAGTAGCATATGCCGTACTTTCTTTTGATGAGTTTCCGGGTATGAGCGGCAAATTTTTTGCTATACCATGGCAGGCTCTTCAGGTAAAATTTCAAGAACATGCCTTCTTACTTAATGTCCCTAAATATACTCTTGAAAAAGCAGAAGGTTTTGATAAAGATCACTGGCCTGTAACTACCTATGATTGGCTCTCTAAAGTATACAGCTACTACGAATATGAGCCTTACTGGCAGACACCGAGATTATAG